TCAACCAGATAACCCAGTTCCAAGGCAAACTGCTGGTTGAACTTATAGCGTGCCTGAAGACCGGCACCCTCGGCCGCACCGGGGCGAATGTTTGGTGTGAACCGACCGAAGCGGAATGTGGAACCAGAGCCACTACTCTTGAACGGCGTCACTGGTGTGATCAAACCATTGTGGAAGGATGCCGCGAAGGCATCGACCTGGAACTTCAGATTTTTGCCAACTGGGAAGCGGTAGAACAGCTTCGAAACTTCAACGTTGTTGCCGCCGTCCCCGTCAAAGCCCAAACGGGCCATGTTGGTGCCGGATGCACCGCCAAAGGAAGGGGTGTTACGTGCCTGCAATCGCACCCGCAGCCGATCCTTACCGGTGAAGCTGGAATCGAAGTTCAAGCGCGCGCGGTTGGAGAAGATGGTGTTGTCATCGATGGGGTCGGTGGTGGCATCGGGAGAACCGGTTCTCACGGCTTGACGATTGGTGCCGGCAACGTCAGTGCCCCCGAGCAGGCCAGAAACGGCAAAAATTACTTCGCCCTTGAGCTTGGTGGTTGTGGAAAACTGTTGCTTCTCGATCGTGGCAACTTTGGCTTCTACAGCATCAACCTGACCGCGCAACTGTGCGAGCTCAGCGGCGAAGTCTTCTTGTAACTTCTGGAGCGTCGCCAAGTCTTGCTTGGAGGCCATGTCGTTGGTTGCGGCGGCAATCAACTCGTTGACGCGATCCATACAGGCGTTCAAACCGGCGGCAAATTCGTAGCGGGTCATGGCGCGGTTGCCGCGGTATGTCTTATCGGGATAACCGGCGATACAACCATAACGTTCCACCAAGGACTGCAATGCCTGGAAGGCCCAATCCGTTGGGCGGACATCGGACAACTGTGAAACCGATGTCACAGAAGACAT
The window above is part of the Romeriopsis navalis LEGE 11480 genome. Proteins encoded here:
- a CDS encoding iron uptake porin — protein: MSSVTSVSQLSDVRPTDWAFQALQSLVERYGCIAGYPDKTYRGNRAMTRYEFAAGLNACMDRVNELIAAATNDMASKQDLATLQKLQEDFAAELAQLRGQVDAVEAKVATIEKQQFSTTTKLKGEVIFAVSGLLGGTDVAGTNRQAVRTGSPDATTDPIDDNTIFSNRARLNFDSSFTGKDRLRVRLQARNTPSFGGASGTNMARLGFDGDGGNNVEVSKLFYRFPVGKNLKFQVDAFAASFHNGLITPVTPFKSSGSGSTFRFGRFTPNIRPGAAEGAGLQARYKFNQQFALELGYLVDDDSNSPVDKAGIFDGNNKFIAQIVAKPVKNLTVAATYGRAYYQGGDVNVTGSMGSNFARRPFGSGTATRTNEFAGQLSYKLSKQLEVGGWYGVQLADQVIGSQDATVTNWMAWVAAKDFGKKGSRLGLQFGMPPKVTSVGGGLARAGRDDDTSYHLEATYKYNLNKKIAITPGLAVIFNPEHNSNNDTIFVGTIRTTFKF